In Dama dama isolate Ldn47 chromosome 22, ASM3311817v1, whole genome shotgun sequence, the genomic window GGGATCTTGGGGTTAGATGTATGTGATATGTCTCTAAATAGAGATTGAGTAGTCCTTTGTAGAACATGAACAAAGTCTGAATGATCTCAGTATGGTTTCTCACTTACTTTGTGatgtaaatatagaaaaatttattaatattatcacttgataagttttaaaattttgtgataaCTACAATTATTGTTTACATATTATCTAATTATAACTACTTCAGcatcttctttccctttcagAAGTTTCTGTATTTGGATAATAATTTATATGCCCACCTTAGCTATTTTCTTTTATGATCTGATTctgggaagaaataaaaacatgttttgaGTGGTATATCAGCTATTTTTGAATAAAACATCCATAAGATGAAGAACTGGAGAATAAAAAGAGTTAGGTAGTGACTGCAATGAATAATCAGgtcaatttcctttttctataGTTGACTTTCTTATAAATACTACAGTTAAATGAGTGTGCTGGGCATTTACTTGAGTTTAGATTTGTTATTTAGAGTGGAGGGTTTGGGATAGATAATCATAAGTTGAATTTCAATACAAATTATGTGCTTTACATCTAAGATGTAAaaagaaagtttaattttaaatcaaGTCAAATGTTCCCAGGCACTAACCATTGCCCTTCTTTTCCAGAGTCTGGAGATGGCAAAAGCTTATGTGAAACCCAAGGAGATGACAGAGTTGGTCAACACACCCTCTTGGATGGACAAAGGTCTGGCCTCTCAGAATGAGGTGAAGGAGGAGGAGCGAAGACCGACTGCTTATGGAATGCTTGGCAGCTTAACTGAAGATCATGACAGtattgaggaggaagaagaggaggaagaagatgggGAGAAGCCTAAAAGAAGAggtcccaagaaaaagaagatgaCAAAAGCTCGCCTTGAGAGATTCAGGGCTCGAAGGGTCAAGGCTAATGCTAGGGAACGGACCCGGATGCACGGCCTGAACGATGCCCTGGACAATCTGAGGAAGGTCATGCCGTGCTACTCTAAGACCCAAAAGCTCTCCAAGATAGAGACTCTTAGACTGGCCAGGAATTATATTTGGGCTTTGTCTGAGGTCCTAGAAACTGGACAGACACCTGAGGGGAAGGGCTTTGTGGAGATGCTCTGTAAAGGGCTCTCTCAGCCGACAAGCAACCTGGTGGCTGGCTGCCTCCAGTTGGGTTCTCAGTCCATCCTCCTGGAAAAGCGTGAGGAGAAATCTGTTTGTGACTCTGCCATCTCTGTCCACAACTTCAACTATCAATCTCCCGGGCTCCCCAGCCCTCCTTATGGCCATATGGAAACACATCTTATTAATCTCAAACCCCCAGTATTCAAGAGTTTGGGAGAGTCATCTTTTGGGAGCCAGCCGCCTGACTGCAGCACCCCACCTTATGAGGGCCCACTCACACCACCCCTGAGCATCAGTGGGAACTTCTCCTTGAAGCAAGACGGCTCCCCTGACCTGGATAAATCCTACACTTTCATGCCACACTACCCCTCTGCAAGCCTAAGCTCAGGGCATGTgcattcaactccttttcaggctggcACCCCCCGCTATGATGTTCCCATAGATATGTCCTATGATTCTTACCCCCACCATAGCATTGGGGCCCAACTCAATACAATCTTCACTGACTAGGGCAGTCAGACCAGCATTTCAGAGAAAGACGTCTGGAGACATTTTCCATAGCTCAAGTCATTGAGCTGAGGATTCAATGACCTTAATGGGACCCTATAGATATATACCAAACACAATAGTCCTAGGCTCTTTGGGTCTCCCTAACCTGTCACCCTCCTTTCTCATCAATTTTTCATATTGTATTGATTCCTTTATTTTGGGTCCTCACAAGAAATTATTTGATTGTTTACAATCTTGTGAAAAT contains:
- the NEUROD4 gene encoding neurogenic differentiation factor 4; translation: MAKAYVKPKEMTELVNTPSWMDKGLASQNEVKEEERRPTAYGMLGSLTEDHDSIEEEEEEEEDGEKPKRRGPKKKKMTKARLERFRARRVKANARERTRMHGLNDALDNLRKVMPCYSKTQKLSKIETLRLARNYIWALSEVLETGQTPEGKGFVEMLCKGLSQPTSNLVAGCLQLGSQSILLEKREEKSVCDSAISVHNFNYQSPGLPSPPYGHMETHLINLKPPVFKSLGESSFGSQPPDCSTPPYEGPLTPPLSISGNFSLKQDGSPDLDKSYTFMPHYPSASLSSGHVHSTPFQAGTPRYDVPIDMSYDSYPHHSIGAQLNTIFTD